A genome region from Hydrogenobacter sp. includes the following:
- a CDS encoding LuxR C-terminal-related transcriptional regulator: protein MFALFSLSSFVLWLISFPMAGFLLKDFDLLPYFLAGHIGGFVSILFLRANFYNLAPVFLSVTMLLTASFTYLDLKPITMFFIGFFSSYFAVLVGHFLTESPKKRDLLGLVLGNVGVSALYFLPVKDYYKFLIISFLPSINFYRKPITFSFETIEKRIYLRFLLSIFVLYITGGLMYKNIMEIYSIQAFVFGIEVFFYAFAVLLAYFMLMKNTKEEHLLVSAVISYALAYSLMHFEHKMFLNIMMYLIQFGFGFADAYLLYTLINLRNPLLVFPVGFSTVCVSIMCGYYLGKLISHPDFLIAVGNIILVSFSLYTFYVAKTEKVIKEKMPKITQKVGAKEFIESLCVDLQKYDKRLSRREIEVMSLMLEGKSNEEIAKILGISISSVREYSRRALEKIDKDREELSHAYMEWLKGKSL from the coding sequence AGGTTTTGTTTCTATACTCTTTTTAAGAGCAAACTTTTATAACTTAGCCCCCGTATTTTTAAGTGTCACTATGCTACTCACCGCATCTTTTACATACTTAGATCTAAAGCCCATCACTATGTTTTTTATAGGTTTTTTTTCTTCATACTTTGCCGTGCTTGTGGGACACTTTCTTACAGAAAGTCCTAAGAAAAGAGATCTACTTGGGTTGGTTTTAGGTAATGTGGGGGTATCAGCTCTTTACTTTTTACCCGTAAAAGATTACTATAAATTTCTCATAATAAGTTTTTTACCCTCAATTAATTTTTATAGAAAACCCATCACATTTTCTTTTGAAACAATAGAAAAGCGCATTTATTTAAGATTTTTATTGAGCATATTTGTACTATATATAACAGGGGGACTGATGTATAAAAATATTATGGAAATATACAGTATACAGGCTTTTGTTTTTGGTATTGAGGTATTTTTCTACGCTTTTGCAGTACTGTTAGCTTATTTTATGCTAATGAAAAATACAAAGGAAGAACATCTTCTCGTATCTGCGGTTATTTCTTATGCGTTGGCTTATTCCCTAATGCATTTTGAACATAAGATGTTTCTTAATATTATGATGTATCTGATTCAATTTGGATTTGGTTTTGCGGACGCTTATCTCCTTTATACTCTCATAAATCTAAGGAATCCACTTCTGGTTTTCCCCGTTGGTTTCTCAACCGTCTGCGTGTCCATCATGTGCGGGTACTATCTTGGGAAACTAATCTCTCATCCTGATTTTTTAATAGCTGTTGGGAACATCATCCTTGTGAGCTTTTCCCTTTATACCTTTTATGTAGCAAAGACAGAAAAGGTAATCAAGGAAAAGATGCCAAAGATTACACAAAAAGTAGGTGCAAAGGAGTTCATAGAGAGTTTGTGTGTAGATCTGCAAAAATACGATAAGAGGCTATCCAGAAGGGAGATAGAGGTAATGTCTCTGATGCTTGAAGGCAAAAGTAATGAGGAAATAGCGAAAATTTTAGGCATATCAATTTCCAGTGTAAGAGAATACAGTAGAAGAGCGCTGGAAAAAATAGATAAGGATAGAGAGGAATTATCACATGCTTATATGGAGTGGCTAAAAGGTAAATCACTGTGA
- a CDS encoding helix-turn-helix domain-containing protein — translation MLKAYKYRIYPTKSQRQIIEKAFGCVRFYWNNALEIKLKALERGEK, via the coding sequence ATGCTTAAAGCTTATAAGTATCGCATATATCCGACAAAGAGCCAGAGACAGATTATAGAAAAGGCCTTTGGCTGTGTCAGGTTCTACTGGAACAATGCTCTGGAAATCAAGCTAAAAGCCTTAGAAAGAGGGGAGAAG